One Rickettsia akari str. Hartford genomic window, GGATCCAGTCTTTTTTAATTTTTTTCTGTATACCGGGGTCAAGCCTCGGTATGACATCATGGGAGGGACTCTGCTCTACCAATGGACAAATCCAATATACCCGCTCACCTGCTATAAGCTTCTTATTTATCGATTCGATAATATGTTCTATCTTATTAACTGACATGGTATTTGTAGCGATAGGCAAACGATTTTTTGGCTTACCCATTAGCTTTGAGATACTCATATCACCAAACATAGTAAGTGCAAGACTACGAGGAATCGGCGTTGCGGTCATAACTAAAACATCGGGATTTAGTCCTTTATTTATCAGGTTCAAACGCTGCTGTACCCCAAATCTATGCTGCTCATCGATCACTATATAACCTAGCTTCTTAAAGCTTACTTTCTCTTGAAATAAAGCATGAGTACCGACTAATATATCAATCTCGCCGTTTTTGAGCTGCTGCATGATATTTTTTCGAGCTGCCCCAAGGATTTTACCGGTAAGTAACGCAATTCTTATATTAGTATTTTTTAAAGCTTTAACACAAAACTCATAATGCTGATTGGCAAGCAAATCGGTTGGAGCCATAAGCGTTGCTTGAAATCCAGCTTTTACCACATTTACAATCGTAAGCAAAGCTACCAGAGTTTTACCGGAGCCAACATCACCTTGCAGTAATTTCATCATTTCTACTTTATCGCTTTGCTCAAACTCTATTTCTTCTATGACTTGCTTTTGATACTGCGTTAACTCAAATCCTAACTCATTTAATATATTTGCTTGAATAGCTGCAGCTTTCATGTAAATATTACCTTGTCTTCTACTCATTTGTGTACGTACATTAAAAAGAGATATTTGATTGGCGATTAGTTCTTTGGCTGCTAGTTGTTTTTTGAACGACTCAGTGTCATACCTACTAGATTTGTCCTGTGTCATCCCGCGACTTGAGCGCGGGATCCAGTCTTTTTTTATGCTTTTATTGATACCGTGGTCAAGCAACTGTATGACAACCTCTCTTACATGCAAAACATTCAAACTCTGCAATATCTCATCCAAATATTCTTTCACTTCTTTATCTTCCACCACTTTACACTTCTCTTCAAATATCTCTATTGCTTTTATAATATATGAATATAGCTGCTTGTTACTAAGCAAGTATGTCAGGGAATAAATCGGCTCTATTTCTTTTGCAAGTTTAGGATTCGTAATAAATTCAGGATGCGAAATCTGCAAATAATGATCAAAAAATTGTACTTTACCGCTAATAATATGCTTTGTTCCGACTTTCAGCTTATTAAAAATAAACGGTGGTGGTTTATGAAAAAACACTAATAACAAAGAACCGGTATCATGGCTAGCCGTAATTTTTAAAGGCTGATTACTTTTTTTCGGTAAATTAACACTCTCAATTACAATTTCCGTTTGTATTATTTCCCCGTCTCTGACTTCCGTTAAATTGGGCCATAATATTTTATTTTTGTATGACACAGGTAGATAAAATAATAAATCACGAATATTATTAATACCGAGCCTCTTCAAAGCATATACGGTATCTTCACGTATATTGATGAACGTTTTTATGGAAGAAAATAAAAATTTTTCTAGAATAGTTAGCATATATTTTAAAGAATCTAAAACATATATTCTAAATGATTTTGCTAAGAAAATTAATAAGAATTTTTAGTTTACATGATTATATTTGTTTGCTATTTTATAAAATAAATTAATAGAGGTTAATATGTTTACTAATCCACAAGAAATTTATATACTGTAGAAGAATTAGGAAGTAAATTCCAAACAGCAATGAAGGCAGATAATGTAGAAGATTTAAAAAATTAATAATTAATGTTTGAAATTACTAACGTTATCGATATACCACGTATACAGCCTAACTTCAATATAATATTAGATGAAAAAGTCTTATAAAAATCGCTAAACTTGATCCTATCATCTACCTAGTTTTTCTTACTAAGATATGTTTACCCTCAGAACAACTGCACTCCTCTATTGTATACAAAGCTTTCATAGATTGTATCCAAAATTTCAAGAAATAACAGCAATTTACACTTTATTATTACTCAGCTTAACGTGTAATCAATACCTTTATGAAGGAATAACAGGAAAGATAAAAAAGTAAATAATCTTTTACGCTACATGCATTTAGATTAAGAAGCATTTAATATAGCTATGGATCAAGGTGGAGCAATTAAAGATTTTATATGTCAAAAAGATAAGAAACTACACCATAGTGAATTTTCTAAGAATTATCTTACAGGTGAAACACAAGTAGATATTGCAGGGGATTCAGAAAGTCATTCGTAATAAATATAGTTACATTGATAAAAGTCGTTATTGCGAGGAATTTACGCACCAATTGACGAAGCAATCCAGTAAAATATAGCATTTTTACTATTTTTACTGGATTACCACGCTCCTTTTAGTCGCTCGTAATGACGGAGCGATATCCACGCTGGCAACGCCGCTTCACAATGATGTTTTTTGCAATGCTTATAAATCTAATTTTAACCCTGCTCTAAGAATAGCTGAGGATTTCAAAGGCATACCTTCTAGAAAACCAGCTGTTTTGTAGCCGCCTGAGCCAACTATCTTAAATGTTTCATTTAAGCTAAGCTCAAAATTAACTGCCCCAAATCCACCTTGTTTACAGCTCTCTTTTAAAGGAGTAGCGGTTAACATTTTAGGCTGATTCCAAAATGCAGCTTCTAAACCTAAACCGCCAAAATCGAATTCGATCAATTGATTTGCTTTAACCCCAACACCGTAAGACTTAAATTTCTGATTTTTGCCGTAATTAATATTAACTTGAATATATTTATTATCAACAACAAAATGGTTAACTAAACCACGCTCTAAACCGTATGGAGCAAGTATCGCTCTGGTCGCAGGTAAATATTTCACTTCTCCCAACTCAAACATTGGAATATTATTAAGATCTTGATTCATTATAAATGAATATCCTGAATAGAATAAAAACGGATCAAATAAATCTAAACAAGCATATGAACGAAGTTTATTTTTAGTAATATAATTTTCACCGTATATGGAGTTAATCACTTTTACATATGCATTCATATCATTACCGTCTTTATCTTTAGCGTTAAACTTAGTACTAAAAATATAAACTGCTTGATCTAGTCTTGCGACTAAATAACCTATACCGTAAGTAGGGTTAATTTTGTTACTTGTCATATATCTATCTTTAATATTTTCAGATAACAAATAGCTTGCTTGAACCCCACCTGTATCTACAGCAATGCGCTTATGAACTTGAAAAGCATTAAGATTGTTAACTTTCAAATGTGTTGTACCACTAAAAGGACCTACTTCATATTTTGTTACTTTTAAATCAAATTCTCTTGCTCTTGCTCCATGACCTCCTATTTCATGATTACCTACCATAATCCAAGATGCAGCAGTAAATCTTGTAATATAACTTAATATATTCATAGCGATATGATCTGAATCGGCAAATATAGCATCATCTAATTGACGGTAACCTTCAAGTAATGACATAGCAGCATCGCTACTCGCTCTTGAGGACATATCTTTATCATAAGTAACTATATAGCTATAACTTTTTTTAGAATTTTCTTGAATTGCCATATCGTCATCAATATTTGATGTAGTTGCCAATACTGTTGATGAATACAAAAAACAAGCCGCAATAGTTAAATTTAATTTATTTAATTTCATAGTATTATTAATTTTTGTTAATCGTAAGTAGCCACGATATATACTATTTTTAAATTTGTAAAGTATTTTTTTAACATACCAAACTTTTGTATGTCCTTGACTTCTTTTAAATCCTCATAATTTCTTAAATCTAATAGATACTAAATAATTGAAAATTTATGAATAGAATCTATCCTTCGACTGAAGCTGCTCTTGAAGGACTTCTTTATGACGGCATGACTATCATGTCAGGCGGATTCGGTCTATGTGGTATTCCCGAAAATCTAATAAATGCACTTCTTAAAAGCAATATTCAAAATTTAACTATTATAAGCAATAATTGCGGTGTTGATAATTTTGGACTTGTGCTTCTTCTTCAAAATAAACAAATAAAAAAATGATTTCTTCCTATGTCGGAGAAAATAAGCTTTTTGAGCAACAATATCTTGATAAAGTACTTGAGCTTGAATTAAACCCATAAGAAACTTTAGCTGAACGCATTAGAGCAGCGCGCATAGGCATTCCGGCTTTTTATACTAAAACAGGTATAGGTACAATAGTTGAAGGAGGTAAAGAAACAAAGGAGTTTAATGGCGAAAAATATATAATGGAAACAGCACTTCAAGCTGACATTGCTATTAACTAAATGCTTTAAAGCCGATAAAAGCGGCAACGTAATTTACAATAAAACTGCAAGAAACTTTAATGCAGTCATGGCAGGAGCAGCAAAAACCACAATTTGTGAAGTAGAAGAAATAGTCAATATAGGAGAGCTAGAACCTGATAATATTCATACACCTAATATTTTCATACAGCGATTAATAGTAGGTAAGAAATATGAAAAACGTATTGAACAATTAACTGTTAGAGAAAAATAAATATGTCTTGTACTAAAGAACAAATGTACAAAATAACCGCAGAAGAGCTTAAAGATTGGTCATATGTCAACGTGGGTATAGGTATCCCTACTCTTGTTACAAAGTATATACCTAAAGGAATGAATGTAATATTTCAAAGCGAGAACGGTATGCTTGGTATAGGACAATTTTCCTTACACAGGAGAAGAAGATCCTGATTTAATTAATGCCTGTACTATTACTGCTCTACCTGACAGTAGATATTTTGATAGTGCCTTTTCATTTGGGATGATTAGAGGTTCGCATGTCGATTTAACTATTTTAGGTGCTATGCAAGTCTTACAAAAAGGCGATCTTGCCAACTGGACTATTCCAGGTAAAATAGTTAAAGGTATGGGAGGAGCTATGAATTTAGTCGCTAACACCAAAAGAGTAGTTATTATAATGGAACATAACGCAAAAGACGGCAGTGCTAAATTATTAAAAGAATGCACTTTTCCATTCACAGGCAAAAAAGTAGTTAACAGAATCATTACCGATCTTGGAATTTTTGATATTGATAAAGATGAAATGATATTAGTTAGAAAGGGTGACGATGTTACTATTGATGAGCTAAAGTCTAAAACTGGAGCCGAGTTTATTGTATGCTTATAAGAGATGTGTGTTTAGTATGGACCGGTTCATGTCATTCCCGCGTAGGCTTGAATCCAGTACTTTCAAGATTGTTAAAAGCTCTATTTAATCTAGCTTTATGATAGGGCCTACGCGGGAATGACATAGGAAGCCTGTGGGTAACACCATGAAAAGCAAAATGAATTGTAATATTTATATAGAAAAGAAAATCGTTAAAGTAACTATCGTATATTATAATGAATATGGTCATGCTGCAAAAGTAGCTGAAGAAATACACAAGAGCGTAAAAGCAGCAAGAGCAAATGTTTCTATTATACAAATAAATAATGACAAACTTGATAATACCGATTGGGATTTATTAGACAATGCATATACTATCATTTTTGGAGTCCATACCTATATGGGTAGTTTAGCCGGATCATTTAAAATATTTATGGAAGCTACCTCAACTAGATAGACACAACAAAAATGGAAAGATAAAATAGCTGCAGCTTTTACTAATTCTATTTCTTATTTAGGCGATCAGTTATGCGGTATTCAACAGATATTTCACTTCACTATTCAGCATTGTATGATCTGGATCGGGTAAGCTGAAAGCTCACCAAATTTTACCGATCATGATATGCCTGATCCTGATAAAATTAACCGCTTCTGTGTATCTTGTCAGGACTTATGACTCAATCTAACCATAAATCTTCCCCTAATATTGCTCCTAGCCAAGGCGATCTAAAAACTGCTAATTTATTTGGTAAAAGAATAGTTGAAGTGACTAAGAAGTTTAAAAGGTAGACCCCGAATCGTCATTGTGCAGACATTGTATAGCAATTGACGAAGCAATCCAGTAAAAAATTCTTATTTACAAAATTTTTTTAATTATTTTCTGGATTGCCACGTCACATACGGCTCCTCGCAATGACGGCTTAGGTATCCACACAACAAAGCATACTTAAAGATTAACTTCTAACAAATGATGGTTTTTGTGAACTCCTATTACTTAGAATCTTTTGAGCATGCGTAGTCCTTTTACCATCTCGTTCTCTTCGATTTTTTAGAGCCTTTGGTTTATCGCTATTAACACTAATATCACTCCAGTTACCACTATCACTATCGCTTTCACTTCCACTACTGCTGCTATCACTCATCTCCATAGCAACTCTGCGTGCTAAAATTGATGCAACTCCATTAGGTTGATTAACATTCTTAGCAGGCTTACTATGAGAATGTGCAACCGGTTTTCCTGTATTAGGATCAAATGCAACTTTTCTTAGTTTGTGTTCACCTCTTATAGACTGCAGCAATAAATCTCTAGAATCTTGTATCTTAACATCCGTTTTTTCAACTTTTCTTAGATTGTTTGGTCCTGCTATTTCTCTCATTAAATCAGAAGTATCTAGAGAAGGACGTTGTTGATTTTCCAGTTTTTTAACCGTAGTAACGCCTACAGGCTTAGATAATGCATCAGTTTGAGCCGTAGGCATAGGGGGCGGCGGTGGCGGTGGCGGTGGCGGAATGTTATTTTTCGATAAAGGCGGGGGTGATGGAATATTATTTTGTGATAAAAGAGGAGGCCTTGTTATATTATTTTCCAAAGGTTTAGCGATGGACGAGGTGGTTAAGATTGGCTCCTTTTTTGAAGTCATATGATTTGCAAAATTACTTACTATATTTTTTAACTCCTCATTGTCAGGTAACTTTGAAATTATATCATTAATATTTCTTTCCTTATTTTCAATTAATTCCTCAAATTTATGCTTCGTTTTATATAATTGTTCATCAATCTTTCTAATTGTTCTAGTATTACTTTCTTTGTTTTTTGCTAAAATCTTCTCCTTATTATTTACAAAAACATTTTTAACATTTTGCCAAATATTATTTAATTTTTCAAAAAATGTATAAGGTATTTCTTCTCTAATTTCAGCAACCTGTTTTTGTATTTCTTTAAGCTCTTTGATATTAGAATTCTCGGATATTAAATTTTGGATGTTTTGTCTTGTAGCATTTAAAGAATTATATTGTTTCTCTAGTTCTTCAGCATTAATGAATTGTAAAGGATTTGTAATATGTAGAGCTGAGAATCTTTCAGGTTTGCTCTTATAGCTAAAATATACTTCTGATAATCTTTCTCTTTGCTCTTTAGATAAATCTTTCTTTGTTAAATCCTTAAAATTTTTTGCGATTTCTTCTTGTAATTCTTGCTTTAACGGTGCAGATTTTGCCGCTATATTATATATCTTATTATCAATACTTTTTAATACTTTGTTATTATATTTTATCGCTTCATTTGTTAACTGTTCTTCACTCTTTACAAAAATATACTTTACGTTAGAAACTGTTTTTACAAGTCTTTTAAACCAAGGCAACGATCTATTATGTTCTTTTGCTAGTTCTTTAGTTTTATTTTGTATTTCGATTAAACCTTGCAACTTCTTATTTTGTGTGCATAATTCATTTACTTGGCTTAATATAGCATTTAAAGCATTATTTTCTTGTGCTAATAATTTATTTATATCTATTTCCTGAGCCACGCCATACACCTACTATAAATTAATGTCAGCATTATAGTAAATTTCTTGTACAAAATCAAAGAGAACGTTAATTTATGTTATATTTAACGTAATTTTAATGATGATAAGCCTATAAGAGCGAATATAACCGAAATAATCCAAAATCTTATTACGACTTTTGATTCCGCCCAACCGTGTTTTTCAAAATGATGATGGAGCGGTGCCATTTTAAATATTCTTTTTCCTTGAGTAGCTTTAAAATAATATACTTGTAAAATAACAGATGCCGTTTCAATAACAAATAAGCCGCCGACAATAGCTAAAACTATTTCATGCTTAGTAATGACGCTAATAATTCCAAGTACACCACCAAGACTTAAACTACCGGTATCACCCATAAAAACTTCTGCCGGTTGTGCATTAAACCACAAAAATCCAAGACAGCTACCAACTAATCCAGCACACAATACTGTTAACTCCCCAGTATTAGGTATATAAGTTAACTGCAAGTAATGCGAGTAAATTAGATTTCCTACTAAATAACTTATTAAAGCAAAAGAACCAGCAGTAAAAGCAATAGGAACGGTAGCAAGACCATCAAGCCCATCCGTTAGATTCACTGCATTAGAAGAGCCGACTATAACAAATATAGCAAACACTATATAAAAATAACCAAGATCCAAATTTAAATTTTTAAAAAACGGTACATTAAGCAAATGACTTGGATTTTTATCTAGATATTCTAGTAAAACACATATAATTAAGCTAATAATTCCTTGCAGTACAAGCTTACTTTTGCCTCTGACCCCGTAATGGTTATTTTTAGTTACCTTAGCATAATCATCCATAAATCCTATAATACCGAAGCTAATAAAACCAAATAACGTAATCCAAATATATTGATTAGTTAAATCAGCAAGTAATAAAGTAGAAAGACCACTAGACAAAATAATCATAATGCCTCCCATTGTCGGAGTACCTGCTTTTGTTTGATGCGATTCAGGTCCGTCTGAGCGTATAGGCTGACCGTTTTTTTGAAGCGATCGCAGAAATTTTATTAATATCGGACCCATTATAAAACTAAGGCTTAGAGTTATAATAATAGCAAGACCGCTACGAAAAGTAATATAGTGAAATAAATTGGCTATATGTGAATTATGAATGTGAGGAAGTAAAAGATTGTACAACATTTGTAGATTTAAATTAGAAAGTATATTTAAGGTATTATTTGTATAGCTAGAAAAACGCACTCGATGTCATACCGCGATCAAGTCGCAGGATGACAACCATTGTACCAAACCACACAACATTAAAAATATCCTAGTGTATTTATTTATAATAATCAACAATCTTATCAAGTTTTAGACCTCTTGAACCTTTTATTAAGATAAGATCATTACCTTTAAATAAATCCGTAATATGTGTAATTAATTCATCAACATTTTTAAAGTATTTTTTAGCTATCTTGGAAGGAAGTAAATCATAAATATATTTAGTATTTACTCCTACTAAATAGATCTTAGAACAACCGACATCTAATATATAAGGCACTAGTTCCTCATGTAACAGTTTAGAATTTTTCCCTAACTCTAGCATATCGCCTATTATAGCGGTTTTATTCTCAGCCATTACTTGCTTTAAATATTCTAATGCAGCTTGCATTGACTTGGGACTTGCGTTATAGTAATCACAAATTACACGAGCATTTTGTATATTGATAATATCCCCTCTTCCTTTAGTAGGATAAATATTTGCTAAGTGATTTGCAGCTATCTCTATATCTTTACCTAATATATCGATAATTAAAAGTACCACGGTGTAATTTTTTGCAAAATGCCTAGGAATGAACGGTATAGTGATCTCTAAGGATTTATTATTTATCTTATATTTTAAGCGGACTTGCGCTCCTAGGTGCTCATATAAAACTAATTGTGCATGTGTATTATGCAATATGCCGAAGTTATATACCCTATCAATATAAAGGTTTTTTAATATCGATAATATTTTGCTATAACAATTAGTATCGGCATTAATAACAGCAATATCATTTTTGCTAAAATTTTCAAAAATCTCACATTTAGCTTCAGCTATCTCTTCAAGCGAGTTAAAAAACTCTAAATGAGCTTCCGAAATATTAGTAATCACAGCAATATTCGGCTTTAATATTTGAACCAGTTCCCTTATCTCGCCTTTATGGTTCATACCAAGCTCCAGAATAGCATATTCCATATCATCAGCCATTGATGCAAGATTAATAAGTAACCCCAAATAGTTATTAAAGTTGCCTCTACCTGCAAAAACTAACGAATCATGTTGTAATAATATTTTTAATGCTTCTTTAGTGGAAGTTTTACCGACACTACCAGTTATAGCTATAAATTTAGCTTTTGAATTCTCTCGTTTATATAGAGCCATTTTTTTTAGAGCTTCAAAACAATCATCGACTAAGAGAATTTTATCTTTATCTGTTATCTCTACTTGCTTACTAACAATTACGGCTGCCGCCCCTTTATCTATAGCATCTAGAGCATAATCATGACCGTCTCTATTACCTTTAAGTGCTATAAATAAGTCACCTTTTTTAACATCTTTAGAGTTTAATTGTACCTCATTACAATTGATAGAATTAGAGATTGTTATACCAAGAGCAAAACTTAAAGTTTTAGAGTTCCAGATCATATGTTTTTGTTATTTATGTGTTGTTGTATGGCTTGTTTATGTCATGCCCGCATGGCATTGCCCACGTAGATGCCAAACCCGTCATTGCGAGCGACTGTAAGGAGCGTGGTAATCTCAGGATTTTGGCATGGGATTGCTGCGTCAATGCTTTGCCTTTCCTTGCAATAACGTTAGTTTCCCTACAATTTCAGCATCATCAAAAGGTAATTTCTTATCTCCTATAATTTGGTAATTTTCATGACCTTTGCCGGCAATTAATAAAATATCATCTTGTTTTAAATTATTTATACCATATTTAATAGCCTCTTCTCTATTTGCAATTTCCATATAATCCGCTTTCTCTATACAGCTTATGATTTCGGCTCTGATCAGTTTTGGATCTTCATGACGTGGGTTGTCATCGGTAATTATTACGGTATCGGCAAGTTTGGCGGCTATTTGCCCCATAAGACTTCTCTTTGTTTTATCACGATTACCGCCGCAACCAAAAACCACGATTAACTTACTATCACGTAATTTAATATTTTTCAGCTCTGTTAAAGCTTTTTCAAGAGCATCCGGAGTATGGGAATAATCAACGAAAATATTAGTGTTATCTATCCTTTCCATTCTGCCTTTTACCGGTTTAACTTGCGTTAGAATTTCAACTATTTTATTAAAATCACATCCGATATAATGAATGCTAAGAGCGGCAATTAACAAATTGCTAGCCTGAAAACTACCGATTATAGAGGTATTAAAACTACATTCTCTATTATTAAATGCAAAACTAATATTTTGTCCTTTTAAAGAACCATTAATTTTAGTTATTTGTACATCACCTTTTTTTCCAACAGTGATAAATTTAATATTATGGTTAAGCAGATAATCTTTAATAAACTCTATTTCTTCTATATCAGAATTTAATATTGCAAGACCGCCTTGTAATAAATGCTCAGTAAATAATTTCAGTTTGGCTAATAAATAATTTTCTTTTGTATAGTGATAGTCTAGATGATCCTGACTAAAGCTAGTAAAACATGCGATATTTACTTTTATTTCCCCAAGTCTTGCTTGATTAAGACCATGACTAGAAGCTTCAAAAGCCAAATATTCTATATTGTTTTCAGCTAAATTATGTGCAATTTTTCTAAAGCTTAAATAATCAAGTGTGGTTAATTCCGTCACATCATTTATAAGATTATCGCATCCAAAAATCTCTACACCTATCGTGCCGATAGATGCGGCTTTTTTTCCAAGTAATGAATATGTTTGAGCTATATAGGACACTACCGAGCTTTTGCCGTTAGTACCGGTTACGGCTATCAAATTCTTTGGTTTCTTAGGATAAAAAATTTCTATAGCTTCATATAAAGCTGCTTGTACATCTTCTACGTAGATTATTTTATCTATAGTAGCACTTTTTTTATTGTCCGTAATGACTAATGCTACCGCCTGATTTAAAGCATCATTTATAAAATCATTTACATCGACATTTTGTCCCTTAAGCACAAAAAAGACATCATTCTCCTTAACGGTTTTAGAATTAATCGACAAACCTTTTACTTTATATTGTTTAAATAATTGTTTTAGGTTATAGCGCATGTTTATTATGTTAAAAAATGTTACTGTCATTGCGAGAAGAATTACGTAGTAATTCGACACAGCAATCCAGTAAAAAATTCTGTAAATCAGCATTTTTTTAATTATTTTTCTAGATTGCCGCGTCGCTTCGCTCCTCGCAATGACGACCTAGGTATATACGCAGGCAACGCAGAGCTAGGAATTACATCGAGTCTACGCCTCCGATAAATTCCAAAGTAACTGATTTGCCTCAGTAATTATATTTTTATCTACTAATTTCTTAATATATACTAATTTATTATCCGGCTTTATTTTTACCTGATTAGAGTAAATACTAACGAATTTCAAAATTTTATCGGTCATATCGGCATTTTTATAAAATTTAATCACAAATCCGTTATCTCCTGAATCTAAATTCTCAATGTTTAACTTAAAGCATAATAGTTTTATTTTTACAATATCAAGTAAATTATTAAATTCAATCGGTAGTGAGCCGAATCTATCAATCATCTCATCTTTAAATTTTTCTACTTCTATCTCATTGCTTAAATTACCTATTCTTCTATATAAACCAAGTTTAAGGGCTGAATCGGATATATAATGATCGGGAATAAAGACGGATAATCCTAAATTAATAGTCGGGATAAATAGCTGTTCCGAGACAATAGGTTCATCTTTAAAAATAGCTATTTGTTCTTCCAGCATTTCTTGATAGAGTTCCGTACCTACTTCTTTAATCTGTCCTGATTGTTCTTCACCTATCAAATTACCGAAGCCCCGTAAATCCATATCGTGACTTGCAATAGTAAAACCTGAACCTAAAGCACAACTATTTTGTATTATCTCTAAACGTCTTAATGAGTGCGATGTCATCTTTTTATGATTTGCTACCGTTAGAT contains:
- a CDS encoding ATP-dependent DNA helicase RecG, encoding MLTILEKFLFSSIKTFINIREDTVYALKRLGINNIRDLLFYLPVSYKNKILWPNLTEVRDGEIIQTEIVIESVNLPKKSNQPLKITASHDTGSLLLVFFHKPPPFIFNKLKVGTKHIISGKVQFFDHYLQISHPEFITNPKLAKEIEPIYSLTYLLSNKQLYSYIIKAIEIFEEKCKVVEDKEVKEYLDEILQSLNVLHVREVVIQLLDHGINKSIKKDWIPRSSRGMTQDKSSRYDTESFKKQLAAKELIANQISLFNVRTQMSRRQGNIYMKAAAIQANILNELGFELTQYQKQVIEEIEFEQSDKVEMMKLLQGDVGSGKTLVALLTIVNVVKAGFQATLMAPTDLLANQHYEFCVKALKNTNIRIALLTGKILGAARKNIMQQLKNGEIDILVGTHALFQEKVSFKKLGYIVIDEQHRFGVQQRLNLINKGLNPDVLVMTATPIPRSLALTMFGDMSISKLMGKPKNRLPIATNTMSVNKIEHIIESINKKLIAGERVYWICPLVEQSPSHDVIPRLDPGIQKKIKKDWILCRSHGMTMEEEQEDSLLMDVINRFNSIENIYQGYTGIIHGKMKNEQKEQIMKQFKAGEIKILVATTVIEVGIDVPEATLIIIENAERFGLAQLHQLRGRVGRGSLQSYCILLYNPKRLGKVARGRFEIMKQTNDGFYIAEQDLKLRGSGEVLGVKQSGEMEFFFADLAEDYDLLLKAHKFAAICSKGNLNFINFQIRLFAKSQVSELV
- the mraY gene encoding phospho-N-acetylmuramoyl-pentapeptide-transferase, coding for MLYNLLLPHIHNSHIANLFHYITFRSGLAIIITLSLSFIMGPILIKFLRSLQKNGQPIRSDGPESHQTKAGTPTMGGIMIILSSGLSTLLLADLTNQYIWITLFGFISFGIIGFMDDYAKVTKNNHYGVRGKSKLVLQGIISLIICVLLEYLDKNPSHLLNVPFFKNLNLDLGYFYIVFAIFVIVGSSNAVNLTDGLDGLATVPIAFTAGSFALISYLVGNLIYSHYLQLTYIPNTGELTVLCAGLVGSCLGFLWFNAQPAEVFMGDTGSLSLGGVLGIISVITKHEIVLAIVGGLFVIETASVILQVYYFKATQGKRIFKMAPLHHHFEKHGWAESKVVIRFWIISVIFALIGLSSLKLR
- a CDS encoding UDP-N-acetylmuramoyl-tripeptide--D-alanyl-D-alanine ligase, whose product is MIWNSKTLSFALGITISNSINCNEVQLNSKDVKKGDLFIALKGNRDGHDYALDAIDKGAAAVIVSKQVEITDKDKILLVDDCFEALKKMALYKRENSKAKFIAITGSVGKTSTKEALKILLQHDSLVFAGRGNFNNYLGLLINLASMADDMEYAILELGMNHKGEIRELVQILKPNIAVITNISEAHLEFFNSLEEIAEAKCEIFENFSKNDIAVINADTNCYSKILSILKNLYIDRVYNFGILHNTHAQLVLYEHLGAQVRLKYKINNKSLEITIPFIPRHFAKNYTVVLLIIDILGKDIEIAANHLANIYPTKGRGDIINIQNARVICDYYNASPKSMQAALEYLKQVMAENKTAIIGDMLELGKNSKLLHEELVPYILDVGCSKIYLVGVNTKYIYDLLPSKIAKKYFKNVDELITHITDLFKGNDLILIKGSRGLKLDKIVDYYK
- a CDS encoding flavodoxin domain-containing protein; amino-acid sequence: MKSKMNCNIYIEKKIVKVTIVYYNEYGHAAKVAEEIHKSVKAARANVSIIQINNDKLDNTDWDLLDNAYTIIFGVHTYMGSLAGSFKIFMEATSTR
- a CDS encoding UDP-N-acetylmuramoyl-L-alanyl-D-glutamate--2,6-diaminopimelate ligase, with translation MRYNLKQLFKQYKVKGLSINSKTVKENDVFFVLKGQNVDVNDFINDALNQAVALVITDNKKSATIDKIIYVEDVQAALYEAIEIFYPKKPKNLIAVTGTNGKSSVVSYIAQTYSLLGKKAASIGTIGVEIFGCDNLINDVTELTTLDYLSFRKIAHNLAENNIEYLAFEASSHGLNQARLGEIKVNIACFTSFSQDHLDYHYTKENYLLAKLKLFTEHLLQGGLAILNSDIEEIEFIKDYLLNHNIKFITVGKKGDVQITKINGSLKGQNISFAFNNRECSFNTSIIGSFQASNLLIAALSIHYIGCDFNKIVEILTQVKPVKGRMERIDNTNIFVDYSHTPDALEKALTELKNIKLRDSKLIVVFGCGGNRDKTKRSLMGQIAAKLADTVIITDDNPRHEDPKLIRAEIISCIEKADYMEIANREEAIKYGINNLKQDDILLIAGKGHENYQIIGDKKLPFDDAEIVGKLTLLQGKAKH